One part of the Magallana gigas chromosome 5, xbMagGiga1.1, whole genome shotgun sequence genome encodes these proteins:
- the LOC105339516 gene encoding uncharacterized protein, whose translation MALMLRLLYGAFVWVPCCVFGLYFPDSAEDYEVLMLLHSGGGISVRDAWLNTSDISGLTKHHRNLTLRELILDGDYRTDLNVDQLPFDEVYMVFLNALADPLWWIAFNGTAVEETKWFQEVTQSSSNIWDYNVTVNISRSSESSYSLYVGTGESDDPAWAAILNSSNLGIPYFIFNADPSMPHEFPREDESHDIRQINCSMMKVNFSEENNGLLISKYLHLSDLSTSQLYVRRHRVAYLPNMSAKYPYLMSYNMKDCDSTSRKSYIDMLSGNPQEFTTGDLWNTTLIPAVCIWFISSTHQYTSGFRYLLSSIDIELEICVPQTDKYFFPADYLAIIGTYQRSSNSSTENLSSYFDGASTLNPNPSRLTATGYNDPESSTREMKTDVTSTTELMSDGSSSPIRNEYNNPESSTRKVTLAARSTSDLVSNGESVSTIPVNDGIFNSSVTDKFTDVYTAASTDITSSTSSGNQKTTSSNANVICSCACSNITSETLQERLDHIKSILTVDKKALSSTYRKLNCAHDSRLSAKGIGATGLTVLIAIIGIIILMDITKLFQC comes from the exons ATTCAGCTGAAGACTATGAGGTGCTTATGCTTCTACATAGCGGAGGAGGTATTAGTGTTCGAGATGCATGGCTGAACACCAGTGACATCTCAGGCTTAACGAAACATCATAGAAACCTCACCCTCAGGGAACTAATCCTGGACGGAGACTACAGGACCGACCTCAATGTGGACCAATTACCTTTTGATGAG GTGTATATGGTGTTCTTGAACGCATTGGCAGATCCTCTTTGGTGGATAGCATTTAATGGAACAGCCGTGGAGGAAACAAAATGGTTCCAGGAAGTGACGCAATCCTCATCTAACATATGGGACTACAATGTCACTGTCAATATATCCAGATCAAG TGAGTCTTCCTATTCACTGTATGTTGGCACTGGGGAAAGTGATGATCCTGCTTGGGCCGCTATCTTGAATTCCTCCAACTTGGGCATtccttatttcattttcaatgcaGATCCAAGTATGCCACATGAATTTCCTCGTG AAGACGAGTCTCATGACATCAGACAGATAAACTGTTCTATGATGAAAGTaaatttttctgaagaaaacaACGGATTATTG ATATCGAAGTATTTGCATTTATCTGATTTGTCCACGAGCCAGTTATATGTCAGAAGGCACAGAGTTGCATATCTACCAAATATGTCAGCAAAATATCCATATCTTATGTCATATAATATGAAGGATTGTGACAGCACCTCACGGAAATCCTACATTGATATGCTTTCTGGAAATCCACAG gAGTTCACGACCGGGGACTTATGGAACACGACATTGATACCAGCTGTATGTATCTGGTTTATCTCGAGCACACACCAGTACACCTCTGGTTTCCGTTACTTATTAAGCAGCATcgatattgaacttgaaatatGTGTTCCCCAAACAG ataaatatttCTTTCCCGCGGACTACCTTGCTATCATTGGCACGTATCAACGATCGTCGAATAGCAGTACAGAAAATCTTTCAAGCTATTTTGATGGAGCATCAACACTGAATCCCAATCCGTCTAGACTTACTGCAACTGGGTATAACGACCCCGAATCATCCACTCGTGAGATGAAGACAGATGTAACTTCTACAACTGAGTTAATGTCCGATGGATCGTCAAGTCCTATTCGCAACGAGTATAACAATCCCGAATCATCAACTCGTAAGGTTACGTTAGCTGCAAGATCTACCTCTGATTTAGTTTCCAATGGAGAGTCCGTATCCACGATTCCTGTCAATGATGGTATATTCAATTCTTCGGTGACTGACAAGTTCACAGACGTTTATACAGCGGCCTCAACCGATATTACGTCTTCTACAAGCTCTGGAAATCAAAAGACAACATCATCTAACGCTAATGTCATTTGTTCGTGTGCTTGCTCTAATATAACTAGCGAGACTCTTCAAGAAAGGTTAGACCATATAAAAAGCATTCTAACTGTCGACAAAAAGGCTTTGTCTTCTACGTACCGGAAGCTTAACTGTGCGCATGATTCGCGCTTGTCCGCAAAAGGCATTGGAGCAACAGGTTTAACGGTTTTGATAGCTATCattggaataattattttaatggaCATTACAAAGTTATTCCAGTGTTAG